One genomic segment of Acidobacteriota bacterium includes these proteins:
- the rpmG gene encoding 50S ribosomal protein L33: MPRDNITLQCTECKNRNYVSTKNKKKTPDRLEFKKFCRKCRCHTPHKETK, from the coding sequence ATGCCAAGAGATAACATCACGCTTCAGTGCACCGAGTGCAAGAACCGGAATTACGTGTCGACGAAGAACAAGAAAAAGACGCCGGATCGCCTCGAGTTCAAGAAGTTCTGCAGAAAGTGCAGGTGTCACACTCCTCATAAAGAGACGAAGTGA
- the secE gene encoding preprotein translocase subunit SecE, whose translation MSRVTEIAEEEQSVSEEPVRRGGGDEGGKTPLKLPKLPLWTRISEFYHAVKLEMAKTTWPTRAEVWSTTVVVLIAVVFFGFYLWGVDMVVTVGFEALEKAIR comes from the coding sequence ATGAGCCGAGTCACCGAAATAGCGGAAGAAGAACAGAGCGTGAGCGAGGAACCGGTTCGCCGCGGCGGCGGGGATGAAGGCGGGAAGACGCCTCTGAAACTGCCGAAGCTCCCGCTCTGGACGCGCATCAGCGAGTTCTATCACGCAGTCAAGCTCGAGATGGCCAAGACCACCTGGCCGACGCGGGCTGAAGTCTGGAGCACTACGGTTGTCGTGCTGATCGCGGTCGTCTTCTTCGGTTTTTACTTGTGGGGTGTTGACATGGTTGTGACGGTGGGGTTCGAAGCGCTGGAAAAGGCGATAAGGTAG
- the nusG gene encoding transcription termination/antitermination protein NusG, whose protein sequence is MPRNWYIIHTYSGYEKKVKESLQSRIQAYDMADQISQVLVPTETVVEMRGSKRVETSRMFFPGYVLVEIETDEKGEVGEKVWHIIKSTPKVTGFVGGQKPTPLTPEEVDQIVHHVTEAAEKPKPKHTFQHSEHVRILSGPFSGFTGQVEEINPDKGVLKVMVTIFGRSTPVELNFLDVEKLTFSEEE, encoded by the coding sequence ATGCCAAGAAACTGGTACATCATTCACACATACTCGGGCTACGAGAAGAAGGTGAAGGAGTCCTTGCAGTCACGCATTCAGGCCTACGATATGGCGGATCAGATTTCACAGGTGCTCGTGCCTACGGAAACAGTTGTAGAGATGCGCGGTTCGAAGCGAGTTGAGACTTCGCGGATGTTTTTTCCGGGCTACGTTCTGGTTGAGATTGAAACCGATGAGAAAGGCGAAGTGGGGGAGAAGGTCTGGCACATAATCAAGTCGACGCCTAAGGTAACCGGTTTCGTTGGGGGACAAAAGCCGACGCCGTTGACGCCTGAGGAAGTTGACCAGATCGTGCATCACGTGACCGAGGCGGCCGAGAAGCCTAAGCCCAAGCATACGTTCCAGCACAGCGAGCACGTGCGAATACTGTCGGGGCCGTTCAGCGGATTTACCGGCCAGGTGGAAGAGATCAACCCGGACAAGGGCGTGCTCAAAGTGATGGTCACGATTTTCGGGCGTTCGACGCCTGTCGAGTTGAATTTTTTGGACGTTGAGAAATTGACGTTCTCGGAAGAAGAATGA
- the rplK gene encoding 50S ribosomal protein L11, giving the protein MAKKITAYIKLQVQSGKANPAPPIGPALGQHGVNIMEFCKAFNAKTANIVDMTIPVVITVYADRSFTFITKTPPAADLLKKAAGIEKGSARPNRDKIGRVTRKQIEEIARTKLPDLNTTSVESAMRTIEGTARNMGLEVID; this is encoded by the coding sequence ATGGCAAAGAAAATTACTGCGTACATCAAGCTTCAGGTTCAGTCCGGGAAAGCTAACCCCGCGCCTCCAATTGGTCCCGCGCTTGGACAACACGGCGTAAACATCATGGAGTTCTGCAAGGCGTTCAACGCCAAGACCGCAAACATCGTGGATATGACCATCCCGGTGGTGATAACTGTCTATGCTGACCGCTCGTTTACGTTCATTACCAAGACGCCGCCCGCTGCCGATCTGCTGAAGAAGGCTGCCGGAATCGAAAAGGGCTCGGCCCGCCCAAACCGCGATAAGATAGGCCGGGTCACCCGCAAGCAGATCGAAGAGATCGCTCGCACGAAGCTGCCGGATCTGAATACGACTTCTGTTGAATCGGCAATGCGGACGATTGAGGGGACGGCCCGCAACATGGGACTAGAGGTCATAGACTAG
- the rplA gene encoding 50S ribosomal protein L1 — protein sequence MAGKKYRAAAEQVDHSRAYSIDEAVELTKKVAFAKFDETVEIGMTLGVDPRKADQLVRGTVVLPHGLGKSKRVVVICSAEKVQEARDAGADEVGGDDIVARIKGGWVDFDALIATPDTMRSVGQLGKILGPRGLMPNPKTGTVTADVERAVREIKAGKIEFRVDKTGVIHAPLGKVSFDKERLAENAKTLIDAVMRAKPPAAKGKYVKNATISSTMGPGIKLNTAEF from the coding sequence ATGGCAGGAAAGAAATATCGAGCGGCTGCTGAGCAAGTTGATCACAGCCGGGCTTATTCGATCGACGAAGCGGTCGAGCTTACGAAGAAAGTGGCTTTCGCTAAGTTCGACGAGACGGTCGAAATCGGGATGACTCTCGGAGTCGACCCGCGCAAGGCGGATCAATTGGTGCGAGGCACGGTTGTGCTTCCACACGGACTCGGCAAATCGAAGCGCGTCGTCGTGATTTGTTCGGCCGAGAAGGTGCAGGAAGCCCGCGACGCTGGAGCTGACGAAGTCGGCGGCGACGACATCGTCGCTCGCATTAAAGGCGGCTGGGTTGACTTCGACGCGTTGATCGCCACGCCCGACACGATGAGATCCGTCGGACAGCTCGGCAAGATCCTCGGACCTCGAGGGCTTATGCCGAATCCGAAGACCGGAACTGTTACGGCGGACGTCGAGCGCGCGGTGCGCGAGATCAAGGCCGGTAAGATCGAGTTCCGTGTCGACAAGACCGGTGTGATACACGCGCCGTTGGGGAAGGTGAGCTTCGATAAGGAACGTCTCGCCGAGAACGCCAAGACCCTAATAGACGCGGTCATGCGCGCGAAGCCCCCGGCGGCTAAAGGCAAGTATGTGAAGAACGCGACGATTTCGTCGACGATGGGTCCGGGCATCAAGCTGAACACGGCAGAATTTTAG
- the rplJ gene encoding 50S ribosomal protein L10 translates to MKTRQQKEKEIEVLHREFEESPNALLVGFQGIKVADDERLRRELRQAQVSYRVVKNTLAIRAAEGTPLEQVKGQFEGATAVALSKNDPVSLAKLLSKWAKASPVFSFKAAVVEGRAIDVKDIESLSNLPSKEELISRVMFLVNSSAQRLAVVTAGVARNLAIVIDQVRAQKEAQG, encoded by the coding sequence GTGAAGACGAGACAGCAAAAAGAAAAAGAAATCGAAGTGCTTCATCGCGAGTTTGAAGAGTCGCCCAACGCGCTTCTGGTCGGGTTTCAAGGAATCAAGGTGGCCGACGACGAGCGGTTGCGTCGCGAGCTTCGCCAGGCGCAGGTTTCCTATCGCGTGGTGAAGAACACGCTGGCCATCCGCGCCGCCGAGGGCACGCCGCTGGAGCAGGTAAAAGGGCAATTCGAGGGCGCGACGGCGGTCGCGCTTTCAAAGAATGACCCGGTATCGCTTGCGAAGTTGCTCTCAAAGTGGGCGAAAGCAAGTCCGGTGTTTTCATTCAAGGCCGCGGTTGTGGAAGGCCGAGCCATCGATGTCAAGGACATCGAGTCACTATCAAACCTTCCGTCGAAGGAGGAGCTGATCTCGAGGGTCATGTTCCTGGTCAACAGCAGCGCACAGCGACTGGCGGTTGTAACGGCCGGAGTCGCGCGGAACCTGGCGATCGTCATAGACCAGGTCCGCGCTCAAAAGGAAGCTCAGGGGTAA
- the rplL gene encoding 50S ribosomal protein L7/L12 → MSEKLEGIVDQIKDLSLLEASQLVKMMEETFGVSAAAAAVAAAPAAGAGAAAAPAVEEKEEFDVILTGMADPAKKIGIIKVVREITALGLKEAKDLVEAAPKAVKEAAPKAEAEALKKKLTDAGATVELR, encoded by the coding sequence ATGTCAGAGAAGCTAGAAGGAATAGTCGACCAGATCAAAGACCTTTCGCTGTTAGAGGCGTCCCAGTTGGTCAAGATGATGGAGGAGACGTTCGGCGTATCGGCGGCGGCTGCCGCGGTAGCTGCGGCCCCGGCTGCGGGCGCTGGCGCAGCGGCGGCGCCGGCGGTTGAAGAGAAGGAAGAATTCGACGTCATCCTCACGGGCATGGCCGATCCCGCCAAGAAGATCGGGATTATCAAGGTCGTGCGCGAGATCACGGCGCTCGGATTGAAGGAAGCCAAGGACCTTGTCGAAGCAGCGCCCAAGGCAGTGAAGGAAGCCGCTCCGAAGGCAGAGGCCGAGGCGCTCAAGAAAAAACTAACCGACGCCGGAGCAACCGTCGAACTAAGATAG